In the Primulina eburnea isolate SZY01 unplaced genomic scaffold, ASM2296580v1 ctg739_ERROPOS11973397, whole genome shotgun sequence genome, one interval contains:
- the LOC140822116 gene encoding uncharacterized protein, with protein MGGTPGHVSLGFAFIIIGLWHLFNCTKLHVLNPKSYTTLPWFPLPRLKHFELISIMIVSVVFVSTELFVGRTPILLDGTISSKNVPHLEHSAISMSFFVSSFLSIVLDKIAPPAQHGLVYLLQATAFSQQVLILHLHSTDHMGVEGRYHWLLQMVTFVSLITTLLAIGHPKSFLNAFARAYSVILQGIWLVVIGVMLWTPQLIPKGCYLKSSDIGRDTVSCHGEHALERAKALVNIRFGWYMMGLTIFSTLFYSIMSRLYHPQERIEYQPLCYKSGEQDGGKYNDENVHENKNCVSVSSCLPM; from the coding sequence atgggAGGCACCCCAGGCCATGTATCACTTGGATTTGCTTTCATAATCATTGGCCTTTGGCATCTTTTCAATTGCACCAAACTTCATGTTCTCAACCCAAAGTCTTACACAACCTTGCCTTGGTTCCCACTTCCAAGGCTTAAACACTTCGAACTCATTTCAATCATGATAGTTTCAGTAGTTTTTGTGTCGACGGAACTTTTCGTGGGGCGAACACCGATACTCCTAGATGGAACCATCTCCTCCAAGAATGTCCCACATTTGGAACACTCAGCCATATCTATGTCCTTTTTTGTCTCATCATTTCTCAGCATTGTTCTTGACAAAATCGCGCCCCCAGCTCAACACGGGCTAGTTTATTTGCTCCAAGCCACTGCATTTAGCCAACAAGTACTGATTCTCCATCTTCATTCAACAGATCACATGGGAGTGGAAGGGCGATACCATTGGCTACTTCAGATGGTCACATTTGTGTCACTGATCACTACCCTTCTGGCCATTGGGCACCCCAAAAGTTTCTTGAATGCATTTGCAAGAGCTTATAGTGTTATTCTCCAAGGCATTTGGCTTGTGGTCATAGGCGTCATGCTGTGGACACCACAATTGATTCCTAAAGGTTGCTACTTGAAGTCATCGGACATAGGCCGAGACACCGTTTCCTGTCATGGGGAACATGCCCTAGAGCGAGCCAAAGCGTTGGTTAACATTCGGTTTGGTTGGTATATGATGGGATTAACTATCTTTTCAACGTTGTTTTATTCGATAATGAGTAGATTATATCACCCTCAAGAAAGGATTGAATATCAACCATTGTGTTACAAGAGTGGAGAGCAAGATGGAGGGAAGTATAATGATGAGAATGTACATGAGAACAAAAATTGTGTCTCGGTTAGTAGTTGTCTCCCTATGTGA
- the LOC140821753 gene encoding zinc finger CCCH domain-containing protein 53: protein MEPYEATKIVFQRIQSLDPENASKIMGVLLIQDHGEKEMIRLAFGPEYLLHSVVLRARKELGLVSSNSPSTPLSPSTFSNPLSTLSRQNSCSSASSRVLGGLNLPSPLSISFSDFQSSDDLISPGGYINGSSPSTMNSTATPFYTSGEVDLIDELQLQDQLSFLNDGSDPVCFPSYAGSWAGAAAVHRRSCSVNDICMGSDDLSGGGYGWKPCLYYARGYCKNGTSCPFLHGGDSGGSMAVEGGAVAVGSPSNFELMEQQCQDLLSSKSTQQQRQAAYSPRTTSKCMNFLLQQQFPADSPRALMMGEGMYKSSRNRLERGDFGIVNPGSRQIYLTFPADSTFKEEDVSTYFSIFGPVQDVRIPYQQKRMFGFVTFDYPETVKLILSKGNPHFVCDARVLVKPYKEKGKIPDKHRRQQMERERGEFNAYGSPTGLESRDHFDLHLGARMLYNTQDILWRRKLEEQADLQQAIELQNRRLMSLHLLDVKRNSHNRTLSTGAIISPSAYSPNFYTQSMVLSDRSSPEAKSEGDIPDGTIPNLVNVSANEAINPTESTVENKDSFVKTESDNGKESFSKERDLPESSDHNLPDSPFASSIAASDCTMVFSNGGVETVDENGFNPTPASKNDNLITGPTFLPSTSLDITPFKSCYFQVPRFASGHETIGM from the exons ATGGAACCATATGAAGCAACAAAGATTGTTTTTCAGAGGATCCAAAGTTTAGACCCTGAAAATGCTTCTAAAATCATGGGGGTCTTATTGATTCAAGATCATGGGGAGAAGGAAATGATCCGCTTAGCTTTTGGCCCTGAATATTTGCTACACTCCGTTGTTCTTAGAGCAAGAAAAGAACTTGGTTTAGTGTCATCAAACTCCCCTTCCACTCCTTTGTCTCCTTCAACTTTTAGCAACCCTTTATCAACTCTTTCAAGGCAGAATTCTTGTTCTTCTGCTTCATCCAGGGTTCTTGGTGGTTTGAATCTTCCTTCTCCTCTTAGTATAAGCTTCTCGGATTTTCAGAGCTCAGACGATTTAATCAGTCCTGGTGGTTACATTAATGGCAGCTCACCATCCACTATGAACTCTACTGCGACTCCCTTTTATACGAGTGGGGAGGTAGATTTGATCGACGAGCTTCAGCTTCAAGATCAATTATCTTTTCTGAATGATGGAAGCGACCCCGTTTGCTTCCCTTCGTACGCCGGAAGCTGGGCTGGCGCCGCCGCGGTCCACCGTAGGAGCTGCTCTGTGAATGACATCTGCATGGGGTCCGATGATCTGAGTGGAGGAGGGTATGGGTGGAAGCCTTGTTTGTATTACGCTAGAGGGTACTGCAAGAATGGTACCAGCTGCCCCTTCCTCCACGGCGGCGACAGTGGCGGTTCTATGGCGGTGGAAGGTGGAGCTGTGGCTGTGGGTTCACCTAGTAATTTCGAGTTGATGGAGCAGCAGTGCCAAGATTTGCTCAGTTCAAAGTCAACTCAACAGCAGCGGCAGGCTGCTTATTCTCCACGCACCACAAGCAAATGCATGAATTTTCTTCTGCAGCAGCAATTTCCTGCCGACAGTCCAAG AGCATTGATGATGGGCGAAGGCATGTACAAATCTAGCAGAAATAGGCTTGAAAGAGGTGATTTTGGAATAGTGAATCCCGGTTCAAGGCAAATTTACCTGACATTCCCAGCTGACAGCACTTTCAAAGAAGAAGATGTTTCCACTTACTTTAG TATCTTTGGGCCGGTCCAAGATGTGAGGATTCCATATCAGCAGAAGAGGATGTTTGGCTTCGTCACATTCGATTATCCAGAAACGGTGAAGCTCATTCTTTCGAAGGGTAATCCTCATTTCGTGTGTGATGCTCGAGTTCTCGTGAAGCCATACAAGGAGAAGGGCAAAATCCCAGATAAGCATAG GAGACAACAAATGGAAAGGGAAAGGGGCGAATTCAACGCATATGGTAGCCCTACCGGTCTTGAATCTAGAGATCATTTTGATCTTCACCTTG GTGCAAGAATGCTGTACAATACTCAGGATATTTTATGGAGGAGAAAATTGGAGGAACAAGCTGACTTGCAACAAGCCATTGAACTACAGAATAGAAGACTTATGAGCCTACATCTTCTTGATGTCAAGAGGAATAGCCACAACCGTACCCTCTCCACCGGTGCCATTATTTCACCGTCTGCGTACTCGCCGAATTTTTACACTCAAAGCATGGTGCTTTCTGATCGAAGCAGCCCGGAAGCCAAATCAGAAG GAGACATCCCGGATGGAACAATTCCGAATCTGGTAAATGTTTCTGCCAACGAGGCCATTAATCCTACCGAAAGCACGGTGGAGAACAAAGATTCTTTTGTCAAAACTGAAAGCGACAATGGGAAGGAAAGCTTCTCTAAAGAACGTGATTTGCCAGAAAG CTCGGATCACAACCTCCCCGATAGCCCCTTCGCTTCATCTATTGCTGCCAGTGACTGTACAATGGTGTTCTCTAATGGCGGGGTGGAGACTGTGGACGAGAATGGATTCAATCCTACACCGGCTTCGAAGAACGATAATTTGATCACCGGCCCAACTTTTCTTCCCTCCACTTCACTGGACATTACTCCATTTAAGTCATGTTACTTCCAAGTTCCCAG GTTTGCTTCTGGTCATGAGACCATTGGAATGtag